ACGGGGAGGCCGTAGAAGACGGACGCCGTGAACAGCGCCGTCGAGAAGCAGCCCACGACCAGCCCCGGCCGGGCCCTCTCGAACAGCACCTCGGCGAGGACGGGGGTGTCCAGGACGGTCAGGTCGACGCCCAGCTTCCCGGCCTCGGTCTCCAGGACGCGGCTGTAGCGGGCCGGCGCGGTGGGGTGCGGCTTGAAGACGACGCTGCGATGCCCGCGCTCGACCGCCCCGCGCAGCATCCGTACGTGCAGGTCCTCCTCCTCCTTGACGGAGAGGATGTTCAGCGCGGACAGATACTGGCCGAGGAGCAGCGCCGAGTTCTCCGGCAGCGCGGGCAACTCCGGTACTGCCTCGCCGAGTTCGCTCAGCACCTTCAGGAACGCGCCCGTCGGCACGACCTGCCCGGGCACGTCGAACTCGGTCAGCAGCATCGGCGTGAGGCCCGGCACCAGGTCCAGGTGGAGCAGCCGGCGCACGCGCGTGCCGACCAGCGGGTCGAGCTTGTTGCGGGTGGGGCCGTAGCTCATCAGGCCGTCCGCGTAGACATGCACGGGGGCGCCGGTGAACAGCTGTGCCACGGTGAGCGCGGGGGTGACCTGGATGGACTCCAGGACCAGCTCGACGCGGTCGTCACCGAGGCCCCAGAGCAGCCGCAGATAGCGCTCGAAGAGCGGGATGTCGTCGGCGCGCGGTGTCCAGGAGCCGGGGTGGAAGGGGCGGATGGCCTCGTTCCAGGACAGCACGTCGTCGAAGTGGTCGCGCAGCGGCTCGAAGCCCGGCATGGCGTCGACCGCCCAAGTGGTCTCCGGGTTCGCCGAGTTGTTGAACACCAGCAGCACCCGCCGCTCCGCCTCCTCGAAGAGGTCGGAGTCGAGCGCGGCGGCCAGGGTGGCGGCCCCGTACAGCGTGGAGGCGCAGAAGATCTGGGTCGTACGACG
Above is a window of Streptomyces sp. NBC_00490 DNA encoding:
- a CDS encoding alpha-2,8-polysialyltransferase family protein, producing the protein MSPHPRRTTQIFCASTLYGAATLAAALDSDLFEEAERRVLLVFNNSANPETTWAVDAMPGFEPLRDHFDDVLSWNEAIRPFHPGSWTPRADDIPLFERYLRLLWGLGDDRVELVLESIQVTPALTVAQLFTGAPVHVYADGLMSYGPTRNKLDPLVGTRVRRLLHLDLVPGLTPMLLTEFDVPGQVVPTGAFLKVLSELGEAVPELPALPENSALLLGQYLSALNILSVKEEEDLHVRMLRGAVERGHRSVVFKPHPTAPARYSRVLETEAGKLGVDLTVLDTPVLAEVLFERARPGLVVGCFSTALFTASVFYGLPVARIGTEPLLDRLTPYQNSNRVPAVLADAVLADLESRKGEDAVPDEDLNALVTAVGFTMQPQMHPRLRPAAERYLSQHFGPRTQRYFKRKRLTSLGLPGGIPERLSFLPRNATARRVVRRAKALRKAVKR